In Poecilia reticulata strain Guanapo linkage group LG11, Guppy_female_1.0+MT, whole genome shotgun sequence, the genomic stretch AGCTGcaagaacaaaaccaaaaactgtactgaaaatgtccaaaatctCTAACCTTTATTTGGGGGTCAAGAATAGTATTTATtggtaaaaaatgttaagaatcATATGTTAAAATCACTGGTGACCAATCTGTTGGCAGCCCTTTTTAGAGAATGGCATGTTGGGGTCACCAACCCTCCATGTCAATGATAGGATGTGATACCAGCAAAAAAGTATCCTactattacaaaataaaatattgaggTTCTtggcaacaaacacaaaagatcAGCTCAGTATAAAACGAAGAATAAatctgtgaaacagaaaaacatccacaGTGGAGGATGTGTGGTGATGTGGGCTTGTTTCTCTTCTgaatttttgttgaaatttcaaaacattttaaatgaaaatctggtCTACTGAGCCAGAAAACTCAAATATATGTTATTTGATCTTTCAGCAagattaaagtaataaaaaaaaaaaatggcaacaaaaagtTCAGCCAACAGGAGATAAACCTTGGCACTGGTGTTTTTGTGATAATTATTTCTAAAAGTGAGATCTTTCTTCCAACACTGAGTAAATGTCACCAAAAcgaacattgatttttttttagatatcagtgtgagattatgctcaaggtatatttattttaagatttttttttttttacacgtctTTTCCAGTGGTTCCGATAAATGTAGCCTGtatattaaatgttaaattttggTCAAAGCATGCAACCGAGGTCAAATTTAGTCAAGTTGTGGTCACGTTTTTAGACAGAAGCGTCAAGACAATTAGGGCTGcaattaacaattattttagtaattgattttttttttacaattggataaaaaatgtccaattctgcAGGCTTTAATAATACCCATTTATCCAATTAACAGTAGGATTGATTAATAGGAGTTTTCGATAATCTATGAATCACGatgaatctgattaatcatACTTAATCAGATTCATCATTTCAGTCCAAAATATGATTATATACTACTTCTTCCAAGCAAATTGGTCTCAACTCAACTTCATGGTAGAAAAGGATCTTGGTAAAGACTAGGTGGAAAATTAGAACATTATACATCGACAGAAACCGAATCCTGTCTGATCGTGGGAACTATATGAACCGTAGTGCAAGGTGAAAATAACTGTACAGACACGTGAACAGGCAGGTACCCAACATTTATTTACCATTATCAACTTTACAATAAAACCAGTAACATCTGTCAACATTAGcaaaataaagaacagaaatCAATCCAACGTATTTACAGAGACAAAGCAGATTCAGGCTCACACACGACAGATAAACAACTCTGCATCATATCAAACCGCAACAGTGAACATAGCAAGCTtaagtgttcttttttttttttcttcttcttctttcataGTACGGTAAAAATCAAAACtgtctattttcttttctttttaacaaacgAGACATAGCTTCTCTGAAACTTTAAGATGGTTCTCTATAATACACcacaaaatacttcaaatttGGGTTAAAATATAGGAATGTAAAAAGTTGACGAGTCTCTTTAATTTTctgatttcacatttttttgttgtttttttttttttcctttttgttttttttttcttctatttaacAGTCATTTCAAGTGGTGGTGGTGTCCTAGTATCGTTTTTAGCTTCATTCCTTCAGCTTAGGAGGCATcttcagctgtggttgttttgagGAAAAGACGCCTCGGCTCCATCTTTCTCCGTCCGTCCATCTTTCATTCACCCCAATCGCGGCTCCACTTCGCGTTCCGGCCCGGTTAAATCCAGTTCTCCGCACGGCGACCGACCCGCTtcctaaaaaaacagaaacaacccAGTCCAACGTCCAGATGTCGAGCTGTAACCAGGGAGGTGATCTAGTGAATCTAGTCTGTCGTCTTGTTATCATGACGAAAAGTGGCACGTCGAAGGAGTCTTTCACATACATgtgtatatatttacatatacatatatcCATATACATATGTGtacatatacacatatatataaatatatatatatatatactcttaaatttttctttctctctcttggAAAAACAGTTCACCCAGTTCATCGTGAGCTCAACGTACAATCACTCTTTCTTTTCAGAGGGGGCGGGGGTCGAGTTGCTCTCCTCTGTGGGTTTGGCGGCCTCGGGGGCCGGAGCGGCTGCCTCCTTGGCCTCCTCCTTGGGTGCCTCCTCCTTGGCCGCCCCCTCCTCCGCCTTCGGAGCCTCGGCCGCGGCGGGAGCCTCCTCCTTcgcctcctccttcttctcctctgtgGGAGCAGTGGTGGTGGCGGCAGCGGCTCCGTTTTCAGCCGGCTTCTCCTCAGAGGCGGCGGCCGGAGCAGCGGCGTCGGTGGCGGCGGCCTCCTCCTTCACAGCCTCGCTCTTCTTGCTCTTCTTCAGGTTCAGCTTAATGTTGAAGGACTTCTTCAGGGagaacttcttcttcttcttcttgggggTCTCCTTGGCAGCGGCCTCGCCTTGAGGCTTGGCGGCCTCCCCATCTGCGGCGGGCGCCGGTTCGATGGCGTCGCCTCCTGCCCCGGCTTCGGGCTCCTTGGCTGCCTCGGCCGAACCATTGGTGGCGGCGGCGTCCCCGTCAGGCTTAGTGGAGACATCACCGTTGGTTTTCACGTGTCCGTTCTCCTAACGATGACAAGATGATAAAGGGGGAatcagaattattattattttttccacaagtGATATCTCTtcaatttgaaagaaaacaaataataaaaaatagctctttgtcatattttttactCTCATTGATAAACCACCATGCCTGGCTGCGAGGCGACGCCTTGCAGTACTCTATTCTGACGATAGGCGGCGGCAGCGCATCACAAACCAGACAGTCGACTGtaccagacagacagacagtggCTCAACAAAGACAAGGCTGCGTCTCctcagagaaaatatgaaaacacatGTACTGCTTTTATGCTCATTTTTAtccagaatttttaaaaaaatcatatataaaagaaaatgaataattaaaaaaaatacaagaaccaACCAAACGTCGGCAGAACCGTTGGTggtgtcaattttttttttctcttaatttatttaagcaGGTGAACCTGTATAATTAACATTCATAGTAAAGTCATAACTATAGTAAAGTGCTAAAGGGTACACCGAATGTGACTCATAGGTTGAATATATCAAGGAAAGTCCCATTCAAATAAATAGTCGGCTCGGTTTTACCAGGGAGGAGTAGTAGACTGTCTACGTGCATCCAGGctcccccaccccctcccctTTAAGCCTGACTGACTGTATCCAACACGTTAATGGAgatagggggggggggggtcgcatttgtcttcatttacaaataaacacagactAACCTCAAAACCCGAACAGTCAAATCTACGCTATTGCAAGcataaaagcaaacattttacgATAATTTGGTAGTTTTTGGGGTGAAGATGCCAGACAGCAAAAAGCTCCCCGCCCCCAACCTGTCCTGCCCAAAACGACAGAACTtcgaccaaaaaaaaagaaaagaagaacaaacagGTGATTTTATGAGAGAAATTCAACTTCTATCCACGCGCACAGATGTTTCGtggtggggaaaaaaggcaaaaaaagtgaatagTAGTAAGCTGTGAGTGGCTACCTGTCCGTTGGTTTTGACAGCTGCAGCATCAGCGGCAGCAGCGTTCGCCTCCGCGGCAGTGGATGTCTGGGATCCCATTGTCTTCGATGAGTTCGGGTGTCTtctaaagcaaattaaaaagaaaaactaaaaaagtcgACTTAATATTAATCCAGTCCCAGGGCGAGTTATGTATCCAGCGGTTAGTTGACGAAaagtgttgttttgttgttgtttttttctcctaataTCAGCGACGTCCCCTCCGTCGTTGAAGTGTGCTGTCTTATCACCCCGGTGGAGAGAGACCCTCTAAATTCACAGCTCGCCGAACGCATCGGTTCAACATACAACAGGCACGAGGCCCCGCCCATGGCGAGGCTTAACGCCAATCGAGCCAATCACTGTTCTAGTAAGGAGGGACGTCAAGAGAGCCTGACCAATCAGTTAAGACTACTTTTATTTCCCCCCACCCCGCTACAGGACCCCCAGCAATGAAATcaattagtgtttttttattattactattactcaaataataataataataataataataataataataataataataataataataataaatataagaaaaataacatgCTAAAAAATGTATGACTGTCATAATTTTAGTTTCCTTACATTTTAgcagctgtttgattttcttACAGGAATCTGACTTGCTCctgtattttaaatttgttgtttcttaTGTCATTTTCTTCACCTTCCTTCAGCTATTGTTCAGCAAGACACTGAATAACCCTTTATGTGATTGGTGGTGCACAAATAAGTTACCCTTGCCTTGTTTGGCTTTCATGAttcactttctttttccttgATCATCATTGTTGTTTATAATATGCTAATACATATATCAAAGCTTTCCACTCCAGCAGTATAATAAACACAGCATACATAAAAAGAAttgaaatctaaaaataagCAATTTACTGTCAGCGGAGGCAAACTCAGCATTTTCATAGGAGAGTAGTCTAAACTTAAATTTTTGATTGAAGTTGTATTGCTGGTTAACTGAGGGAGCTTCTGCTCAAAGGTCATTAGCGGCGATAAGCTTATGCGCAATAAATAACtcttttttgtcttgatttatATCCACTTCAGTTGGTTACGTGGGCTAAGGCTAACAGTTATTTCAAGAGGGACTAGCACTTCTTTAATTGTTAGGTTCTCCACTcttaaaagtgctttacagtaGAAAATCATTTACAGTAGAAACAGAGGTTGGAGGTGTTGCGGCACCAATGATTGTCCTGTGTGAAACATGtacttaaaaatgcaaatgataagtttttttcaatcaaaacaattgcctaattttaaagaaaggaaaagagtAAAATTCAAAGGTAGCTTAGATCAACactatttctctgtttttcacaCCATCTTATGTAGTTATTCTGACTGGAATCGTTTGACACATTCAGGGTTCCACACAGGAATATAATTAGTGGTGCACCACCTTCAAAACCTCCATTTCTCCTATAAACAATCTTCAGTGTTTGTGTAGTTAACTGCCCAatgctaatttagaaatgacTTAAAGGCTCATAAAGTCACTTTGTAATGGAGTACtataacatttttgaacatGGAGATATTTGAGAAGGAAACAGTAAACTTAGC encodes the following:
- the marcksl1b gene encoding MARCKS-related protein 1-B, whose translation is MGSQTSTAAEANAAAADAAAVKTNGQENGHVKTNGDVSTKPDGDAAATNGSAEAAKEPEAGAGGDAIEPAPAADGEAAKPQGEAAAKETPKKKKKKFSLKKSFNIKLNLKKSKKSEAVKEEAAATDAAAPAAASEEKPAENGAAAATTTAPTEEKKEEAKEEAPAAAEAPKAEEGAAKEEAPKEEAKEAAAPAPEAAKPTEESNSTPAPSEKKE